From a single Pseudomonas triticicola genomic region:
- the ntrC gene encoding nitrogen regulation protein NR(I) yields MSRSETVWIVDDDRSIRWVLEKALQQEGMTTQSFDSADGVMSRLARQQPDVIISDIRMPGASGLDLLARIREQHPRLPVIIMTAHSDLDSAVASYQGGAFEYLPKPFDVDEAVSLVKRANQHAQEQQGLEVVPALTRTPEIIGEAPAMQEVFRAIGRLSHSNITVLINGESGTGKELVAHALHRHSPRAASPFIALNMAAIPKDLMESELFGHEKGAFTGAANLRRGRFEQADGGTLFLDEIGDMPADTQTRLLRVLADGEFYRVGGHVPVKVDVRIIAATHQNLETLVHAGKFREDLFHRLNVIRIHIPRLSDRREDIPTLARHFLSRAAQELAVEPKLLKSETEEYLKNLPWPGNVRQLENTCRWITVMASGREVHISDLPPELLNLPQDSAPVTNWEQALRQWADQALARGQSSLLDSAVPAFERIMIETALKHTAGRRRDAAVLLGWGRNTLTRKIKELGMKVDGGDDDEGEEG; encoded by the coding sequence ATGAGCCGTAGTGAAACCGTGTGGATCGTCGATGACGACCGTTCTATCCGTTGGGTCCTGGAAAAGGCCTTGCAGCAGGAAGGCATGACCACCCAGAGCTTCGACAGCGCCGATGGCGTGATGAGTCGTCTGGCCCGGCAGCAGCCGGACGTGATCATTTCCGATATCCGCATGCCGGGCGCCAGTGGCCTGGATCTGCTGGCGCGGATTCGCGAACAGCACCCACGGCTGCCGGTCATCATCATGACCGCTCACTCCGATCTGGACAGCGCTGTCGCCTCGTATCAGGGCGGCGCTTTCGAGTATCTGCCCAAGCCGTTCGACGTCGATGAAGCGGTGTCGCTGGTCAAGCGCGCCAATCAACATGCGCAGGAACAGCAAGGCCTGGAAGTCGTGCCAGCCCTGACCCGTACCCCGGAAATCATCGGCGAAGCGCCGGCGATGCAGGAAGTGTTTCGCGCCATCGGGCGCTTGAGCCACTCCAACATCACCGTGCTGATCAACGGCGAATCCGGTACCGGTAAAGAACTGGTGGCCCACGCCCTGCACCGCCACAGCCCCCGCGCGGCCTCGCCGTTCATTGCCCTGAACATGGCGGCGATTCCCAAGGATCTGATGGAATCGGAACTGTTCGGCCACGAGAAAGGCGCGTTCACCGGCGCGGCAAACCTGCGTCGCGGTCGTTTTGAACAGGCGGACGGCGGCACGCTGTTCCTTGATGAAATCGGCGACATGCCGGCGGACACACAGACTCGCCTGCTGCGCGTGCTGGCCGATGGCGAATTCTATCGCGTCGGCGGTCATGTGCCGGTCAAAGTCGATGTGCGCATCATCGCCGCGACCCACCAGAATCTCGAAACGCTCGTCCACGCCGGCAAGTTCCGTGAGGACCTTTTCCACCGCCTCAACGTGATCCGCATCCACATCCCGCGCCTGTCGGATCGTCGCGAAGACATTCCAACCCTGGCCCGGCACTTCCTCAGCCGCGCCGCGCAGGAACTGGCGGTCGAGCCGAAGCTGCTGAAAAGCGAGACCGAGGAATACCTGAAAAACCTGCCGTGGCCGGGCAACGTGCGCCAGTTGGAGAACACCTGCCGCTGGATCACCGTCATGGCCTCCGGCCGTGAAGTGCACATCAGCGATTTGCCGCCGGAACTGCTCAACCTGCCGCAGGATTCGGCGCCAGTGACCAACTGGGAACAGGCCCTGCGCCAGTGGGCCGATCAGGCGCTGGCCCGTGGCCAGTCGAGCCTGCTCGACAGCGCAGTGCCAGCGTTCGAGCGGATCATGATCGAGACGGCACTGAAGCACACCGCAGGGCGTCGACGAGATGCGGCGGTGTTGCTGGGTTGGGGGCGGAACACCTTGACGCGCAAGATCAAGGAACTGGGGATGAAGGTTGATGGTGGGGATGATGACGAGGGGGAAGAGGGTTAA
- the glnL gene encoding nitrogen regulation protein NR(II), with the protein MTISDAIHRLLLDNLTTATILLDAELRLEYMNPAAEMLLAVSGQRSHGQFISELFTESPEALNSLRQAVEQAHPFTKREAMLTALTGQTLTVDYAVTPILSNGETLLLLEVHPRDRLLRITKEEAQLSKQETSKMLVRGLAHEIKNPLGGIRGAAQLLARELPEDSLRDYTNVIIEEADRLRNLVDRMLGSNKLPSLAMCNVHEVLERVCHLVEAESQGCITLVRDYDPSIPDVLIDREQMIQAVLNIVRNAMQAISSQNELRLGRISLRTRAMRQFTIGHIRHRLVTKIEIIDNGPGIPAELQETIFFPMVSGRPDGTGLGLAITQNIISQHQGLIECESHPGHTTFSIFLPLEQGATST; encoded by the coding sequence ATGACCATAAGCGACGCTATTCACCGTTTGCTGCTCGACAACCTGACCACGGCGACCATCCTGCTCGACGCCGAATTGCGCCTGGAGTACATGAACCCGGCGGCGGAGATGCTGTTGGCGGTCAGCGGTCAACGCAGCCACGGCCAGTTCATCAGCGAGCTGTTCACCGAATCCCCCGAGGCGCTCAATTCCCTGCGTCAGGCGGTGGAGCAGGCGCACCCGTTCACCAAGCGTGAAGCGATGCTCACCGCCCTGACCGGCCAGACGCTGACCGTGGATTACGCGGTCACGCCAATTCTCAGCAACGGCGAGACCTTGCTTTTGCTTGAAGTGCATCCGCGTGATCGCCTGTTGCGCATCACCAAGGAAGAGGCCCAGCTGTCCAAACAGGAAACCAGCAAGATGCTGGTGCGCGGCCTCGCCCACGAGATCAAGAATCCCCTCGGTGGCATCCGTGGTGCGGCGCAATTGCTCGCCCGCGAGCTGCCCGAAGACAGCCTGCGCGATTACACCAATGTGATCATCGAAGAGGCCGACCGCCTGCGCAATCTGGTCGATCGCATGCTCGGCTCGAATAAGTTGCCGTCGCTGGCCATGTGCAACGTCCACGAAGTGCTCGAACGCGTTTGCCATCTGGTCGAGGCCGAAAGCCAAGGCTGCATCACCCTGGTGCGTGATTACGACCCGAGCATTCCCGATGTATTGATCGACCGCGAGCAAATGATTCAGGCGGTGTTGAACATCGTGCGCAACGCGATGCAGGCGATCAGCAGCCAGAACGAGCTGCGCCTGGGCCGCATCAGCCTGCGCACCCGCGCCATGCGCCAGTTCACCATCGGCCACATCCGCCATCGTCTGGTGACCAAGATCGAGATCATCGACAACGGTCCGGGCATTCCGGCGGAACTGCAGGAAACCATTTTCTTTCCCATGGTCAGCGGCCGCCCGGACGGTACCGGGCTGGGCCTGGCCATTACCCAGAACATCATCAGTCAGCACCAGGGCCTGATCGAGTGTGAGAGCCATCCAGGCCACACCACCTTCTCGATCTTCCTGCCACTGGAACAAGGAGCCACATCGACATGA
- a CDS encoding leucine-rich repeat domain-containing protein, which translates to MSIAQVHSQPRATSSIDATLDAVPPTAAVVVRTIAEGIRPPATQPSLDNYVTNARAILPQVNSEGLRVISRRTYADLVNGDLVPVAVDPATGLYRARRPSELLPSGPVMLRDVDSGLWYAREVAEPTTREQIRKYLPDTTDEDADAFIARFDDKDVAELELKHIQLGIAQLDSTRFEMPFSRARITSDQEFRAAWNMWTTLRQLYKWQGQPDQRVYRDGRLVGFKLEIDLTIWPVAKPLSLKFGSVVSLTLRGRGRLDPDVFCAQFPNLETLTITSQVIEVEGRFQGWNVIERVHSKFSLDSRFAEQLKKFPRLQRLHLQDCELTSDFSVRGLARLHELWLCNTFEPPVNSLHMQMQHQEQVTFLQVAADLRGMTELRVLDLSRTGIHLLPSGLETIDVASKLEVLRLGGNPLANSLSLENMTALQELDLSNTRLQRFPEGITDRIPAKELNLADNHIRSIPESVELRAGFNLIGNPVTDPASLRRLIRARVETGTDIWLGQESSDVSADLWLRNVPQEQIAEKQALWDRHNAAMPLAVTGILRRLSRTPEFHVERPLLQRRVWWFLEIYDGADVNERARLDAILHTETSPGRMLDRLENEIRSYDGGRQNQPLHPPSKRPRLE; encoded by the coding sequence GTGAGTATCGCTCAGGTTCATTCGCAGCCGCGCGCCACATCCTCCATTGACGCGACCCTGGATGCCGTACCCCCCACCGCGGCCGTTGTGGTTCGCACAATCGCTGAGGGTATTCGCCCTCCCGCCACCCAGCCTTCGCTGGACAATTACGTCACCAACGCCCGAGCGATACTTCCACAGGTCAACAGCGAAGGTTTGCGGGTGATCAGTCGGCGAACATATGCAGATCTGGTCAACGGCGACCTGGTGCCTGTCGCAGTGGATCCTGCGACGGGCTTGTATCGAGCCCGGCGGCCAAGCGAGTTGCTCCCATCCGGCCCGGTGATGCTGCGCGATGTGGACAGCGGACTTTGGTATGCGCGTGAAGTCGCGGAGCCAACTACCCGGGAACAGATCCGCAAATACCTCCCCGACACGACCGACGAGGACGCAGATGCCTTCATCGCCCGGTTTGATGACAAGGACGTGGCAGAGCTTGAGCTCAAGCATATCCAGCTTGGGATTGCGCAATTGGACTCGACGCGTTTTGAAATGCCGTTCAGTCGAGCTCGCATTACATCGGACCAGGAGTTTCGTGCGGCGTGGAATATGTGGACGACGCTTCGCCAGTTGTACAAATGGCAAGGTCAGCCCGATCAGCGGGTCTACCGTGATGGGCGGCTCGTGGGCTTCAAGCTGGAAATCGATCTGACAATATGGCCAGTTGCAAAGCCGCTTTCCTTGAAATTCGGCTCAGTCGTTTCTTTGACTTTGAGAGGCCGTGGGCGGCTGGACCCGGACGTGTTTTGCGCACAATTTCCCAACCTTGAAACTCTGACGATCACCAGTCAGGTAATCGAAGTGGAAGGGCGGTTTCAAGGATGGAACGTGATAGAACGGGTTCATTCAAAATTCAGTCTGGATTCGCGCTTTGCCGAGCAATTGAAAAAATTCCCGCGTTTGCAAAGGCTGCACCTGCAGGACTGTGAATTGACGTCTGACTTTTCGGTACGAGGCCTTGCCAGGCTACATGAGCTTTGGCTTTGCAATACATTCGAGCCGCCGGTGAATAGCCTCCACATGCAAATGCAGCATCAGGAGCAAGTCACCTTTTTGCAAGTGGCAGCTGACCTCAGAGGGATGACTGAACTGCGGGTGCTGGATCTGAGCCGCACCGGAATACACCTGCTGCCTTCCGGTCTTGAGACCATCGATGTGGCGTCGAAGCTGGAAGTGTTAAGACTGGGGGGCAATCCGCTTGCGAACAGCCTTTCACTCGAAAACATGACCGCACTGCAGGAGCTGGATCTTTCCAATACACGATTGCAAAGATTTCCCGAGGGCATTACCGACAGGATTCCCGCAAAAGAATTGAATCTTGCTGACAATCATATCAGGTCGATTCCCGAATCCGTTGAGCTCAGAGCGGGCTTCAATCTCATCGGCAATCCTGTAACGGACCCGGCCTCTCTACGGCGGTTGATACGAGCACGTGTAGAGACAGGCACCGATATCTGGCTTGGACAGGAAAGCAGCGACGTATCTGCCGATCTCTGGCTCCGCAATGTGCCACAGGAACAGATAGCCGAAAAACAAGCGCTGTGGGACAGGCATAACGCCGCGATGCCACTGGCAGTGACCGGAATTCTTCGTCGGCTGAGTCGAACGCCCGAGTTTCACGTTGAACGCCCGCTGTTGCAGCGGCGCGTTTGGTGGTTTCTGGAAATTTATGACGGGGCCGACGTCAACGAGCGGGCCAGGCTTGACGCCATTCTTCATACGGAAACGAGTCCCGGAAGAATGCTGGATCGTCTGGAGAATGAAATCCGCAGCTATGACGGAGGGCGACAGAATCAGCCGCTGCATCCACCGTCCAAGCGCCCAAGGCTCGAATGA
- a CDS encoding DUF4124 domain-containing protein, whose product MGRTFLYILLLIALPAAAQIYKYTDANGNTAYSNQPPDGVQAQPVELPPLNRVEPQAPSAPQAPTAEQPQPPRNAYEILELAGLPTDEALRANNGTFTVNVLLKPRLQPPHQLRLLLDDQPYGQPSNVPVLQLVNIDRGEHRLAVQVIDGQTVIQQSPPAVFTVQRVHTP is encoded by the coding sequence ATGGGTCGCACGTTTCTCTACATTCTGCTGCTGATCGCCCTGCCCGCCGCCGCGCAGATCTACAAGTACACCGACGCCAACGGCAACACGGCGTACAGCAATCAGCCGCCGGACGGCGTGCAGGCGCAACCGGTCGAGTTGCCACCGCTCAATCGGGTCGAGCCGCAAGCACCGAGTGCGCCGCAGGCACCCACCGCAGAACAACCGCAGCCACCGCGCAACGCCTATGAAATCCTTGAGCTCGCCGGTCTGCCCACTGACGAGGCGCTGCGCGCCAATAACGGCACCTTCACGGTCAATGTTCTGCTCAAGCCGCGCCTGCAACCGCCGCATCAATTAAGGCTGCTGCTCGACGACCAGCCCTATGGCCAGCCGAGCAACGTGCCGGTTCTGCAACTGGTGAATATCGATCGCGGCGAGCATCGCCTGGCCGTGCAAGTGATCGATGGCCAGACTGTCATCCAGCAGAGCCCGCCAGCCGTCTTCACCGTGCAACGGGTGCATACACCATGA
- the secB gene encoding protein-export chaperone SecB: MTDQQNTAASEEETAPQFSLQRIYVRDLSFEAPKSPAIFRQQWDPAVGLDLNTRQKALEGDFYEVVLTLSVTVKNGEEVAFIAEVQQAGIFLIKNLDAASMSHTLGAFCPNILFPYARETLDSLVTRGSFPALMLAPVNFDALYAQELQRMQESGETPTVQ, encoded by the coding sequence ATGACTGACCAACAGAACACTGCAGCCAGCGAAGAAGAAACCGCACCGCAATTCTCCTTGCAGCGCATCTACGTACGCGACCTGTCCTTCGAAGCCCCGAAAAGCCCGGCGATCTTCCGCCAGCAGTGGGATCCGGCGGTCGGTCTGGATCTGAACACTCGCCAAAAAGCGCTGGAAGGCGACTTCTACGAAGTGGTGCTGACCCTTTCCGTTACCGTAAAAAACGGTGAAGAAGTGGCCTTCATCGCTGAAGTGCAACAGGCCGGTATCTTCCTGATCAAGAACCTGGACGCGGCTTCGATGAGCCACACCTTGGGAGCATTCTGCCCGAACATCCTGTTCCCGTATGCCCGCGAGACCCTGGACAGCCTGGTTACCCGTGGCTCGTTCCCGGCGCTGATGCTGGCCCCGGTGAACTTCGATGCCCTGTACGCGCAAGAGCTGCAGCGCATGCAGGAAAGCGGCGAGACCCCGACCGTTCAGTAA
- the grxC gene encoding glutaredoxin 3, giving the protein MNKVIVYSSDYCPYCSRAKYLLENKGVAFEEIKVDGKPQLRAEMTKKAGRTSVPQIWIGAKHIGGCDDLYALERAGKLDALLKG; this is encoded by the coding sequence ATGAACAAAGTCATCGTCTACTCCAGCGATTACTGCCCTTACTGCTCGCGCGCCAAGTACCTGCTCGAGAACAAAGGCGTGGCCTTCGAAGAGATCAAGGTCGATGGCAAGCCGCAGCTGCGTGCCGAAATGACCAAAAAGGCCGGGCGCACGTCCGTGCCGCAGATCTGGATCGGCGCAAAGCACATCGGCGGTTGCGATGATTTATACGCCCTGGAACGCGCCGGCAAACTCGACGCGCTGCTCAAGGGCTGA
- a CDS encoding DUF4124 domain-containing protein, whose amino-acid sequence MIRAGLALILALMALPASAEVFTYIDAQGNRVYTDQPRANAKRVPIATSNRMAVPASTAAPITTAKKSAEPAPFHYDMLRILIPEPDATLRSSAGELIVSVTSEPGLQSGHRYRLLLDGKATGEPGVSPVFALSNIDRGSHSLSIEILDAAGRTVERTANQPFHMLRISLAQKRQVKPCVADDYGVRPECPLKDKPAEPKNPFLRFF is encoded by the coding sequence ATGATCCGCGCGGGGCTGGCACTCATCCTGGCGCTGATGGCGCTGCCCGCCTCGGCGGAGGTCTTTACCTACATCGACGCGCAGGGCAACCGCGTCTACACCGACCAGCCGCGCGCCAACGCCAAGCGAGTGCCGATCGCGACGAGCAATCGCATGGCTGTCCCTGCCAGCACCGCAGCGCCGATCACCACAGCGAAAAAGTCCGCCGAACCAGCGCCCTTTCACTACGACATGCTGCGCATTCTGATCCCGGAGCCTGATGCCACTCTGCGCAGCAGCGCCGGCGAGCTGATCGTCAGCGTCACCAGCGAGCCCGGCCTGCAAAGCGGCCATCGTTATCGCCTGCTGCTGGATGGCAAGGCCACTGGCGAGCCCGGCGTCAGCCCGGTATTTGCGCTGAGCAATATCGATCGCGGCAGCCACAGCCTTTCGATCGAAATCCTCGACGCCGCCGGGCGTACCGTGGAACGCACCGCCAATCAGCCGTTCCACATGCTGCGCATTTCCCTGGCGCAGAAACGTCAGGTCAAACCCTGTGTCGCCGACGATTACGGCGTGCGCCCGGAATGTCCGCTCAAGGACAAACCTGCTGAGCCTAAAAACCCATTCCTGCGCTTCTTTTAA
- a CDS encoding rhodanese-like domain-containing protein, protein MVAHLIEFATNHYILVGIFVVLLALLLAHTMQGGGKSLSTGELTALVNKDAGVVVDIRPAKDYAAGHIVGAVNIPQDKLAARVGELEKHKAKTIILVDALGQTAGTHARELMKSGFTAAKLSGGISSWKGDNLPLVK, encoded by the coding sequence ATGGTTGCTCACCTGATTGAATTTGCCACTAACCACTACATTCTTGTCGGTATCTTCGTCGTACTTCTGGCTCTGTTGCTGGCGCACACGATGCAGGGCGGCGGCAAGAGCCTGAGCACCGGCGAACTGACCGCACTGGTCAATAAAGACGCAGGCGTGGTGGTGGACATCCGTCCGGCCAAGGATTATGCCGCTGGCCACATCGTCGGCGCGGTGAACATCCCTCAGGACAAACTGGCTGCCCGCGTCGGCGAGCTGGAAAAACACAAGGCCAAGACCATCATTCTGGTCGACGCCCTCGGTCAGACCGCCGGCACCCACGCCCGCGAGCTGATGAAGTCCGGCTTCACCGCCGCCAAGCTGTCCGGCGGGATTTCCAGCTGGAAGGGCGACAACCTGCCGCTGGTGAAATGA
- a CDS encoding tRNA (cytidine(34)-2'-O)-methyltransferase, giving the protein MFHVILFQPEIPPNTGNVIRLCANSGCHLHLIEPLGFEMDDKRLRRAGLDYHEYATLQRHADLASCLESLGNPRVFAFTTKGSRPFHDAAFVPGDAFLFGPESRGLPADVLDSLPGEQRLRLPMREGCRSLNLSNTVAVAVYEAWRQNDFK; this is encoded by the coding sequence ATGTTTCACGTCATCCTTTTTCAACCAGAAATTCCGCCGAACACCGGCAACGTTATCAGGCTGTGCGCCAACAGCGGCTGCCACCTGCATTTGATCGAACCACTGGGTTTCGAGATGGACGACAAGCGCCTGCGCCGTGCCGGTCTCGACTACCACGAATATGCCACGTTGCAGCGTCACGCTGACTTGGCCAGTTGTCTGGAAAGTCTGGGCAACCCGCGCGTGTTCGCCTTCACCACCAAAGGTTCGCGGCCGTTCCATGATGCCGCGTTCGTGCCCGGCGATGCGTTTCTGTTCGGCCCGGAAAGTCGTGGCCTGCCAGCGGACGTGCTCGATTCCCTGCCCGGCGAACAGCGCCTGCGCCTGCCAATGCGCGAAGGCTGCCGCAGCCTGAACCTGTCCAACACCGTGGCGGTCGCCGTGTACGAAGCGTGGCGGCAGAACGACTTCAAGTAA
- a CDS encoding leucine-rich repeat domain-containing protein, with translation MPVKPPRGGSSHVDASGSPHRSTDADASLQGHLGRRGGDSNLTQDISQPRAGSSSDATIDGVLPSAVVVHAMPEGARPPEPQASLDNYVTNARAILPQVNTDGLRVIGKRIYADLANGDLVPVATDPVTGLYRARRPSELLASGPVLLRNPDTGYWYPRAVVEPTTLAQVRKYLPEIADQDADAFIARFDDKDVAELELKHIQLGLPQLDIKHVSIPYHQNHALQSHEITEAIAMWNTLRQVHKWQGAPDQQVYSNGRLTGYKLDINLTLWPVDRLLSLKFKSVVSLSLRGHAPLDPEVFFAQFPNIESLTIASQMITSRSSGAGLFLMDMSYSRFRVDSRFTEQLKRLPHLRELSLQDCDLQADFSVRDMTRLQVLRLGSTPGPEVNGLPGPLRFGVPVQRQNDFLQTDPDISGMTELRVLDLTGAGIRRIPFGLDADSGWSTLEVLRLGNNALSVAPSLKGMTALQELNLSNALLDKFPEGITDEIPGKVLNLANNRITSIPESVELRTGFNFIGNPITDPASLRRLIHARIKTGTDIWLGVESNDRSANLWLRNVPPLELSGKLKLWDSFGGAGSDVLNGIRKLSRTPEFHVEYPLLQRRVWWFLDIYTKAEPSEQARMKDILINEPSPGKMLDRLEALIREYDSGRQNQPLHHLPKRPKLD, from the coding sequence ATGCCAGTAAAACCCCCTCGCGGTGGCAGCAGCCACGTGGACGCTTCCGGCAGCCCGCATCGGTCGACGGATGCGGACGCTTCTCTGCAGGGCCACTTGGGTCGCAGAGGCGGCGACTCGAATCTTACGCAGGATATTTCACAGCCGCGTGCCGGCTCATCCAGCGATGCAACTATCGATGGCGTACTCCCTTCTGCAGTTGTGGTTCATGCGATGCCGGAGGGCGCCCGCCCTCCCGAGCCCCAGGCTTCGCTCGACAATTACGTCACCAACGCCCGAGCGATACTTCCACAGGTCAACACTGATGGTTTGCGTGTGATCGGGAAGCGAATATACGCTGACCTGGCCAACGGCGATCTTGTGCCTGTCGCGACGGATCCGGTCACAGGTTTATATCGTGCCCGACGTCCAAGCGAGTTGCTTGCGTCCGGACCGGTGCTTCTGCGCAACCCCGACACCGGTTACTGGTACCCGCGCGCGGTCGTTGAGCCAACAACCTTGGCGCAGGTTCGGAAATATCTTCCGGAAATTGCCGATCAGGACGCAGATGCGTTCATTGCCCGGTTCGATGACAAGGACGTGGCAGAGCTTGAACTCAAGCACATTCAGCTTGGGCTTCCTCAGCTGGACATCAAACACGTCAGCATCCCGTACCACCAGAATCACGCTTTACAGTCCCATGAAATAACTGAGGCGATTGCCATGTGGAACACGCTACGCCAAGTGCACAAGTGGCAAGGTGCGCCTGATCAGCAGGTTTATAGTAATGGGCGGCTAACGGGTTACAAACTGGATATCAATCTCACGCTATGGCCAGTCGATAGGCTGCTTTCATTGAAGTTCAAGTCCGTCGTTTCTCTTTCTTTAAGAGGGCATGCGCCGCTGGACCCGGAAGTGTTTTTTGCGCAGTTTCCCAACATTGAAAGTCTGACGATAGCCAGCCAGATGATCACCAGTAGAAGCTCAGGGGCCGGACTGTTCCTTATGGATATGAGTTATTCAAGATTCAGGGTGGATTCGCGCTTTACCGAGCAATTAAAAAGGCTCCCCCATTTACGAGAACTGAGCCTGCAGGATTGTGACCTACAGGCTGATTTTTCGGTGAGGGACATGACCAGACTCCAGGTGTTGAGGCTTGGTAGCACACCGGGGCCAGAGGTGAATGGTTTGCCCGGTCCGTTGCGCTTTGGCGTACCTGTTCAACGCCAGAACGATTTCTTGCAAACGGATCCTGATATTTCCGGGATGACCGAGTTGCGTGTGCTGGACCTGACAGGAGCTGGTATACGCCGAATCCCTTTCGGTCTTGATGCCGACAGCGGGTGGTCAACACTGGAAGTATTAAGGCTCGGCAACAATGCGCTTTCTGTCGCACCTTCACTCAAAGGAATGACTGCACTGCAGGAGCTGAATCTTTCCAATGCATTGCTAGACAAATTTCCGGAGGGCATCACCGACGAGATTCCCGGGAAAGTGTTGAACCTGGCGAACAACCGCATTACGTCGATTCCCGAGTCCGTTGAACTCAGAACCGGCTTCAATTTCATCGGCAATCCAATTACGGATCCGGCTTCGCTCCGCCGGCTGATACATGCGCGTATAAAAACAGGCACCGATATCTGGCTGGGAGTTGAAAGTAATGATCGCTCGGCAAACCTGTGGCTGCGCAATGTGCCGCCATTGGAGTTGTCCGGAAAATTGAAGCTCTGGGACAGTTTCGGCGGAGCAGGAAGTGACGTGCTCAATGGAATCCGGAAGCTGAGCCGTACACCTGAATTTCACGTTGAGTATCCACTTTTACAGCGACGGGTGTGGTGGTTTCTGGATATCTATACGAAGGCTGAGCCAAGCGAACAGGCAAGGATGAAGGACATTCTGATCAATGAACCCAGCCCCGGGAAAATGCTGGACAGGCTTGAAGCACTAATACGGGAATATGACTCGGGGCGGCAGAACCAGCCCCTGCACCATTTGCCCAAACGTCCAAAGCTTGATTAG